One Notolabrus celidotus isolate fNotCel1 chromosome 16, fNotCel1.pri, whole genome shotgun sequence DNA window includes the following coding sequences:
- the LOC117827512 gene encoding small nuclear ribonucleoprotein E-like, whose product MAYRGQGQKVQKVMVQPINLIFRYLQNRSRIQVWLYEQVNMRIEGCIIGFDEYMNLVLDDAEEVHMKTKNRKLLGRVMLKGDNITLLQSVTS is encoded by the exons ATGGCGTACAGAGGACAAGGACAGAAGGTCCAGAAGGTCATGGTCCAGCCCATCAATCTGATTTTCAGATATCTGCAGAATCGCTCAAGGATTCAG GTGTGGCTGTACGAACAGGTGAACATGCGGATAGAGGGCTGCATCATCGGATTTGATGAGTACATGAACCTGGTTCTAGACGATGCTGAGGAAGTCCACATGAAGACAAAGAACAGGAAGCTTCTGGGGAGAGTCATGTTGAAAGGAGACAACATTACCCTGCTGCAGAGTGTGACTAGCTAG